A region of the Lysobacter sp. K5869 genome:
AAAGCCACGGCACCGAGGACGGCGAGCGCCGCCCGGACGTGACCCTGCACCTGCCGGAAGACCGGCACATGATCGTCGACGCGAAAATGTCGCTGGTCGCCTACGAACAGTTCGTCAGCGCCGAGGACGAGGACACCCGCGCGCGCGCGCTCAAGCGCCACATCGAATCGATGCGCCAACACATGCGCGGCCTGTCGGAGAAGCGCTACGAAGAGCTGTACGGCCTGCGCTCGCTCGACTTCGTGCTGATGTTCGTGCCGGTGGAACCGGCGTTCATGCTCGCCGTGGCCAACGACCGCGGTTTGTTCATGGAAGGCTGGGACCGCAACGTGCTGATGGTCAGCCCGTCGACGCTGCTGTTCGTGCTGCGCACGGTCAAGCATCTGTGGCGGCAGGAAGCGCAGAGCCGCAACGCGCAGGAGATCGCCAAGCGCGGCGCGCTGTTGTACGACAAGCTGGCCGCGTTCGTGGCCGATCTGGACAAGGCCGCGAGCCAGCTCGATGGCGCCAACAAGACGCTGGAAGCCGCGCGCGATAAGCTCGGTCGCGGAAAAGGCAACGCGATCCGTCAGGCCGAAATGCTCCGCGACTTGGGGGTCAAGCCGAACAAGGCGATGCCGGCCAAGCGGGTGGAAACGGCGCTGGATGAAGACGAGGGCGAGAGCGAAGACGATTCGGCGCCGCTGGCCTTGCCGGCGGTCGATGACGACGCGGCTGCGTTGGAGCCCGATGGCCCGCGGCCGATCGAAGGCGCGGCGGGTTTGCCGGAACCCGACCCGAGCTGACGCTGTCGCGTATTCCCGGTAGGAGCGGCGCGAGCCGCGGCTGCGCAACCTCGCTTACGGCGCGAGCGGGCGACCCCGCGGTCGCGGCTTGCGCCGCTCCTACAGGGGGAAACCGATGGTTCGCGGCGGCTCAAAACAAAACGGCCCGGATTCGCATCCGGGCCGTTCGTTCGTCCAGCGCTGCGTGACGCTTCAGCGCACGCCGGCCCCATCCGTCGGCATCACCGGCATCGCGTTCGCCGGCACGCTCGGGTTGCTGTCGTCCTGCAGGTAGTCCGGCAGCTGGGTCTCGCCGTTCTTCTCCAGGCGGTCGCCGAAGATCTGGTAATCGCGGCGCTGCATCCACGAATCGCGCACCAGCGCGTACTCGTCCTCGGCGCCTTCGCGCAGGTTGTCCAGCGGCAACAGCTGGGCGCGGATGTCGACCAGCTGCAAACCCTGCAGGCCGATGCGGATGCGGTCGCGCTCGATCCGGCGCAGCGGGCTCAGCGGAGCGTCGCCGACCGCGCCGAAGGCGTCGCGCACGGTGCGCGGGCCGAAGAACGGCAGTTCCAGGTAACGCGAGCGCTTCCAGCCCCACACGCCCAGGGTCTGGCCGAAGTCCTCGCTGCGGTTGGGCAGCTTGGCCGCGGTGGCCGGGTCGAAGATGCCGCCGATGCCGAGCGTGGTGTTGAGCGCGAACCGGCCCAGCGACTGCGCCGCCTGCTTGGGCTTGCCCTGCAGCAGCGCGTTGACCATCGACACCGGCTGGCCGAGGTTGTTGAAGAAGTTGCTCACGCCCAGGCGCACCGGCCGCGGCACCACCTTGGTGTAGGCGCGCGCCAGCGGCTTGGCCACGCCGCGGTCCACCGCGTTGTTGAAGCGGTGCATCTTGCGGTTGTACTTCTCCCACGGATCGAAGCCGCCGGGCACGTTGGCCGGCGCCGGCAGGGTGGGATCGGCGACCGGGTTGTACTCGGCCTGCGGGTTGCCGTAGAGCGCGTCGAAGTCGCGTTCGGCGTCGGTGCGCGGGTCGTCGGTCGCGGCCGGTTCGGCCGGCGGCGGCGCGGCCGCGGCGGTCGGATCGACCTGGGCGACGGCGTAGTCGAGCGCGTGCGCGTCGGGCGCCGGTTGCGCCTCGGCGCTCGGCGCGTCGGCGGCCGCGACATCGGCCGGCGCGACGCCGGCCGAGGCCAGCGCGCGCGCCGAATCGGTCTGCACCGGCGCGGTCGCGGCTTCGCTCGCGGACGGCCCGGCGGCGCCGGCGTGCGCCGCAGCGGCGGCCGCCAGCGCGGCCGAATCGATCATCAGCGCGGACGAGTCGCCCGGCAGGGCCGGCGCGGCGTCGTTCGCCAGGGCCGGGACGGTGTGCGCGGCCAGGGCCAGGGCCAGCGCGAGAGGGAGTGCGTGGGGGCGCATGGTTGCAGTCTAGTCTTCCGGGACAGCGGTGGGGGCGGCCAGGCCACGTCCGTGGGCGTCGGCGACCGCAACGATGGGGGATGGGCGACAGCGATCCGGCGGCGCGGTCCTCAGCGCCCGAAACCGAGCGATTCGTCCAGGCGATACGCCGCGCGCAGCTCCGCCAGACCGGCCGGTTCGCCGACCACGGCCACGCCCGGCGCCTGCGCGGCCAGTTCGGCCAACAGCGCCAAACCGGCGCTGTCGACCGAGGCCACGCCGGTCAGGTCGAACCGGCGCGCGCCGGGCGCGAGCGGCCGCGCCTGCGGCCACAGCGCGGCCGCCGCCGCGCGGTCGAGCGTGCCGGCGAACGCCAGCGTCTCGCCGTCGCGCCGCACGCTGGCCGCGCCGGTGCTCACTTGTTGCCGCTCGCCTGCGCCTGCAGCTTGCCGGCCTTGATGTCGGCGGCGACCTGGGCGATCGACTTCTGGCTCAGCGGCGAGTCGAACTGGTTGCGGAAGGTCTGCACGAAGCTGACGCCTTCCACCATCACGTCGAACACCTTCCACTGCGAACCGCTCTTGCGCAGCAGGTAGTCCACCGGCACCGGCTCGCCGCCCTGGCGCAGGAACTCGCTCGACACCTTGACGATGGCGCCGCCGCGCAGCGGGGTTTCCGACTTGATCCGCACCTGCAGGCGGGTGTTGAAGTCGAGCAGGGCCGAACCGTAGCGCTGCATCAGGCTGCTGGTCAGCGCGTCGGCGAAGTTGGCCACGTCGGCATCGGCGGCGCCGCGGCCGTGGGTGCCCAGGACCAGACGCGCGGCGTAGTCGCGGTCGAACAGCTGGTTGAACTCGGTGGTGACGAACTGGCTCAGCGCGGCGCGGTTCTTGCTGAACTCGGCGCGGCGCGATTCCAGGGTCGACAGGATCCGCGTGGTGTTGGTCAGCACCATCGCGCTCGGCGTGCCGGCGGCCGGCGCGGTGCCCGGCGCGGCGGTGGCCTGGGCCAGCGCCAGGGACGGAACGCCGGCGAGCAGGGCGCAGGCGAGGAGGGAGGCGGTGAGGATGCGCTTCATGGCTTGCTCTCGCTGGAGGGGGCGGTTTGCTCGCCCTTGAGGTAATCGGGAACGTCGTTGGCGGCCGGCTTGGCGGCATCGCCGCCGGCGGCGTTGCCACCGCCTTGTGCGCCGCCGCCGCTGAACATGTACTTGCCGACCAGCTGGATCAGGTCGATGGCCGGCTGGGTCAGGTAGATCTCGTCGCCCGGCTTGAGGTCGTCCGGGTCGCCGCCCGGGGTCAGGCCGATATAGCTTTCGCCGAGCAGGCCGCTGGTGAAGATGCCGGCCGAGGTGTCGGCGGAGAGCTTGTTGTAGCGCTTGTCGATGGCCAGGGTGACCACCGAGGCGTAGCTCTTCGGGTCCAGCGAAATGTCGGCGACCTGGCCGACGGTGACGCCGCCGATCTTCACCGGCGCGTTCGGGCGCAGCGCGCCGATGCTGGTGAACTTGGCGGTGACCTCGTAATTGTCGCGGCCGAAGCCGAACTTGCCGTTGGTGGAGGCGATCGCCAACACCAGCAGCGAGGCCAGGGCGAGCAGCAGGAACGCGCCGACGGCGAATTCGATGCGGGGACTGCGGACGGACATGGGCACCACCTTGGGGATAAAGCCCGCGCGGATCAACGCGGCTGGGGAAACGGTTTGTCTGTTCGGAGCTACGGCGAAGCGTCGAAGCCCTGTCCCGCGGGCGGAAGAGAGACGGCGGCGAGGGCGCGCGTTGCGCGGCCTCGATCGCCTTGCGTGCCCTCATCCGCCCCGTCGGGGCTCCCTCTCCCGCCGGCGGGAGAAGGACACAGCGGTTACTTGAACAAGAACGCCGACATCACGAAGTTGAACATCAGCACCAGCAGCGAGGCGTTGACCACCGCCTGCGTCGTCGCCACCGAGGTGCCCTCGATGGTCGGCTCGGCGTGGTAGCCCACGTAGGCCGCCACCAGCGCCGCGGTGCCGCCGAACACGGCCGACTTCACGAACGCCATGAGGAAGTCGTCGAAGAAATCCACGCTGTCCTTGAGCACCTGCCAGAAGATGCCGGGCTCCAGGCCGATCACGTGCACCGACTCGAAGTAGCTCGCGCTGATCGCCAGACTGCAGAAGAAGCCGGTCAGCAGCGGCACGCACAGCACCGCCGCCCAGAACCGCGGCGCCACCGCCTTGCCGACCGGATCGATCGCCATCAGGCCCAGCGCGGTGATCTGGTCGGTCGCGCGCATCAGGCCCAGTTCGGCGGCGATGGAGCTGCCGGCGCGGCCGATGAACAGCAGCGCGGTCAGCACCGGGCCGAGCTCGCGGTACAGGCCCAGGCCGAGCATCGCGCTGACCTGATTGGCCGCGCCGTAGGTGTCGAGCGCGCGGTAGCCCAGCAGGGTCACCGACAAGCCCACGAACGCGCCGCCAACGGCGATGATCGGCAGCGAACGCGCGCCGATCTTGTAGATCTCGCGGATCAGCTCGCGGAAAAAGTCGGGCGTGGGCTTGGACGCGCGGAACACCGACAGCGAGAACAGGCCGGCGCGGCCCAGCGAACGGACGACATCGAACAACGCCATTACGCGGCCTCCGAAGTGCGCGGCGCGGCGTCGAAGCCGATCGGGCCGTCGGGCTCGCCGCGCAGGAACTGGCGCACCAACGGGTCGTCGCTGCGCTCCAGCTCGGCCGGGGTGCCGGAGAAGACGATGCCGCCGTTGGCGATGACGATGGCGTGGTCGGCCACCGGCAGGGTTTCGTGGACGTGGTGGGTGACCACGATGCTGGTCAGGCCGAGGGTGTCGTTGAGCCGGCGCACCAGGCTCATGACCACGCCCGAGGCGATCGGGTCCAGGCCGGTCAGCGGTTCGTCGTAGATCATCAGCGGCGGGTCCAGCGCCAGCGCGCGCGCCAGCGCCACGCGCCGGGCCATGCCGCCGGAGAGCTCGCGCGGGAACGCGTCGGCGGCGGCGCTCAGGCCGACCGCGTGCAGCTTCATCAGCACCAGCCGGCGGATCACCGGGTTCGGCAATTTGGTGTGCGCGCGCAGCGGCAGCGCCACGTTCTCGGCCGCGGTCAGGTCGGTCAGCAGGCCGTTGCCTTGCAGCAGCACGCCGATGCCCTTGCGCAGTTCCAGCAGTTCGCGCTGGTTCTGCGGCACCGGCTGGCCGAACACTTCGACCGTGCCCGAGGCCGGCGCGAGTTCGCCGGTCAGCGCCGACAGCAGCGTGGACTTGCCGCTGCCCGAAGGGCCGAGCACGGCGACGATGCTGCCGCGCGGCACGCTCAGATTGATCCCGCGCAGCACGCTGCGGCCGCCGCGGTCCAGGCGCAGGTCGGTCAGGCGGACGATGGGCGTCGAAGTCGTCGTCATGCGGTGCGGCTATCCGATGGGGACGTGCGGGACGAACGCCCGATCCGTCCGAAACCTGGAAAAACGGGCGTTCACAAAACGGCGCAGCTTGGCCCAGCCCGCCTGAACGGGGATGGAGCGCGAACCATTGTCGCAGCTTAGCCGTCCATGGGCGTCGCCGCCGGCGCGCCGGTGGGTCGACCGGTTCGACCCGACCGTCGGGACGGGCTCGCGCGCGGACAGCGCGATTGGAGCGAGGAGCGATTAAAACGGTTTTAAGTCGCGCGGTTAGCGCGCCGGTTTCGCGCCGGGCGCTCGCGCCGAAACCGACGCCGCGGACCGCGCGACCGATGCGCCGCCCGCGAGCCGCCCCGCAGGGTAAGCGCGGATCCGCCCGCGCTGGGTAACGACGCGTAACCACCGCGCACCGGCGCCGCATCGCGCGCGTGCGCCGGTCACGCGCCGCGCAACCGCCCGATGCGCTGCGCGCGCGTCGCGCCGGCTTGCGGCAACATGGCGCCCTATGCCCGCGCGTCCCGATTTCCGTCTCTACCATTCCAATGCGCTGGACGTGCTGGCCGGACTGCTCGCGCAGGAACTGCGCACGCCGGCGCCCGGGCAGCCGTTGCTGGCGCCGGACACCATCCTGATCCCGCAGGTGGCGATGCGCCGCTGGCTGCAGGCGACCCTGGCGCAGGCGCACGGCATCGCCGCCAATCTGGAATTCCTGACCCCGGGCGAATTCGTCCAGCGCGCGCTCGCCGCCAACGTGGCCGGCGGCGAGGACGACCTCGACGCCGCCGCGCTGCGCTGGCGGCTGTACGCGCAACTGGCCCAGCCGGCGCAATTGCGCGAGCCGGCGTTGGCGTCGCTGCGCGGCTATCTGGACGGCGACGACCCGCTCAAGGCGTGGTCGCTGTCGGGCGAGCTGGCCGGCCTGTTCGAGAAATACCAAGCCTGGCGCCGCGACTGGCTGCTGGCCTGGGACGCCGGCCACGAGCGCCACGACCCGCAGGCCGCGCTGTGGCGCAAGATCGCCGGCGGCCGCCGCTACCGCGCGCGCCGCATCGACGACTACCTGGGCCGCTTCGGCGGCGACGGCGAACGCGACGAAGCGCCGCTCGGCCTGCCGCCGCGCTTGTTCGCCTTCGCCACGCTCAACATCTCGCCCGACGTGCTGCGGGTGATCGCCACCCAGGCCCGCGCCGGCACCCTGCATTTCTATCTGCCGACGCCCACGCGCAAGTACTGGGGCGATCTGGGCACGCTCGCCGAGCGCCTGCGCCAGGGCGAACAGGCCGCGTTCGGCGAAGACGACAACCCGCTGCTGCAGGCCTGGGGCGCGGCCGGGCGCGATTTCATGGCGGTGCTGGGCGGTTACGAGGTCGTGCATCCCTCCGGCGAAATCGCCGCCTACGCCGACCCGGAAGAAAGCCGCTACGACGATCCCGCGCGCGACAGCCTGCTGCAGCGCCTGCAGCGCGACCTGCTGCACCGGCGCGCGCTGCCGGCGCAGCCGTGGCGCGCGCAGCTCGACCGCTTCGACGCCAGCGTGCAAGTCCACGCCTGCCACACGCGCTTGCGCGAAGTGCAGGTGCTGCACGATCAGTTGCACGGGCTGCTCGACCCGACTTCCGAACAAGGCCGCCGCTTCGACCCGCCGCTGCAGCCGCGCGACATCGCCGTGCTCGCGCCCGACATCGATCCCTACGCGCCGCACATCGCTGCGGTGTTCGGCGGCTTGGCCGGGCGGC
Encoded here:
- a CDS encoding ABC transporter ATP-binding protein; protein product: MTTTSTPIVRLTDLRLDRGGRSVLRGINLSVPRGSIVAVLGPSGSGKSTLLSALTGELAPASGTVEVFGQPVPQNQRELLELRKGIGVLLQGNGLLTDLTAAENVALPLRAHTKLPNPVIRRLVLMKLHAVGLSAAADAFPRELSGGMARRVALARALALDPPLMIYDEPLTGLDPIASGVVMSLVRRLNDTLGLTSIVVTHHVHETLPVADHAIVIANGGIVFSGTPAELERSDDPLVRQFLRGEPDGPIGFDAAPRTSEAA
- a CDS encoding MlaE family lipid ABC transporter permease subunit, giving the protein MALFDVVRSLGRAGLFSLSVFRASKPTPDFFRELIREIYKIGARSLPIIAVGGAFVGLSVTLLGYRALDTYGAANQVSAMLGLGLYRELGPVLTALLFIGRAGSSIAAELGLMRATDQITALGLMAIDPVGKAVAPRFWAAVLCVPLLTGFFCSLAISASYFESVHVIGLEPGIFWQVLKDSVDFFDDFLMAFVKSAVFGGTAALVAAYVGYHAEPTIEGTSVATTQAVVNASLLVLMFNFVMSAFLFK
- a CDS encoding STAS domain-containing protein, whose translation is MSTGAASVRRDGETLAFAGTLDRAAAAALWPQARPLAPGARRFDLTGVASVDSAGLALLAELAAQAPGVAVVGEPAGLAELRAAYRLDESLGFGR
- the mlaD gene encoding outer membrane lipid asymmetry maintenance protein MlaD translates to MSVRSPRIEFAVGAFLLLALASLLVLAIASTNGKFGFGRDNYEVTAKFTSIGALRPNAPVKIGGVTVGQVADISLDPKSYASVVTLAIDKRYNKLSADTSAGIFTSGLLGESYIGLTPGGDPDDLKPGDEIYLTQPAIDLIQLVGKYMFSGGGAQGGGNAAGGDAAKPAANDVPDYLKGEQTAPSSESKP
- a CDS encoding ABC transporter substrate-binding protein, with the protein product MKRILTASLLACALLAGVPSLALAQATAAPGTAPAAGTPSAMVLTNTTRILSTLESRRAEFSKNRAALSQFVTTEFNQLFDRDYAARLVLGTHGRGAADADVANFADALTSSLMQRYGSALLDFNTRLQVRIKSETPLRGGAIVKVSSEFLRQGGEPVPVDYLLRKSGSQWKVFDVMVEGVSFVQTFRNQFDSPLSQKSIAQVAADIKAGKLQAQASGNK
- a CDS encoding VacJ family lipoprotein; this translates as MIDSAALAAAAAAHAGAAGPSASEAATAPVQTDSARALASAGVAPADVAAADAPSAEAQPAPDAHALDYAVAQVDPTAAAAPPPAEPAATDDPRTDAERDFDALYGNPQAEYNPVADPTLPAPANVPGGFDPWEKYNRKMHRFNNAVDRGVAKPLARAYTKVVPRPVRLGVSNFFNNLGQPVSMVNALLQGKPKQAAQSLGRFALNTTLGIGGIFDPATAAKLPNRSEDFGQTLGVWGWKRSRYLELPFFGPRTVRDAFGAVGDAPLSPLRRIERDRIRIGLQGLQLVDIRAQLLPLDNLREGAEDEYALVRDSWMQRRDYQIFGDRLEKNGETQLPDYLQDDSNPSVPANAMPVMPTDGAGVR